The following are from one region of the Chloracidobacterium sp. genome:
- a CDS encoding decaprenyl-phosphate phosphoribosyltransferase, which produces MSKRGSTLVPSSNAVLSFERVSLPRLVSISMRPHQWVKNLFVFAPVLFGGKLTDIAALGSASLAFCTFCLLSSSLYMVNDCVDAREDRSHPEKRNRPISSGSLTVTAALVASLFLVATGMLLALFVGGSFAIIAAAYYVLILAYCVLLKRIAILDCIVIASGFVLRVVGGAVAINVMPTHWLIVCAFLLALFLAFSKRRQELLILSASATQHRSVLGRYSIAYLEQVNVILIGASIVSYALYTVAQETVERFGTDTLIYGTVFVIYGMFRYLLLINDPKKGGNPSTVLVSDKPLLAALLAWGMYNSAIIYRMHFATIYTSLFG; this is translated from the coding sequence ATGTCAAAACGAGGTTCGACACTCGTTCCGTCGAGTAATGCTGTTTTGAGTTTCGAGCGAGTGTCGCTGCCGCGTCTGGTTTCGATAAGCATGCGCCCACATCAGTGGGTCAAGAACCTTTTCGTATTTGCCCCGGTATTGTTCGGAGGCAAACTCACCGATATTGCTGCACTTGGTTCGGCGTCTCTTGCGTTTTGCACATTTTGTTTGCTGTCAAGCTCGCTGTATATGGTGAACGACTGTGTTGACGCTCGCGAAGACCGCTCTCATCCTGAGAAACGCAACCGACCAATAAGTTCTGGATCTCTTACGGTTACGGCCGCCTTGGTAGCTTCTCTTTTCCTTGTGGCCACCGGAATGTTGTTGGCGTTATTTGTTGGCGGGAGTTTTGCGATAATCGCGGCGGCCTATTACGTTCTTATATTGGCATATTGTGTTTTGCTGAAGCGAATCGCCATTCTTGACTGCATCGTGATCGCATCGGGGTTCGTACTAAGGGTCGTCGGAGGTGCAGTTGCGATCAATGTTATGCCAACACATTGGCTGATCGTTTGTGCTTTTTTGCTTGCTCTTTTCCTAGCATTCTCAAAACGCCGCCAAGAACTGCTAATTTTGTCCGCGAGTGCTACTCAACATCGCAGCGTATTGGGCAGGTACTCGATCGCATACCTCGAGCAGGTGAATGTCATCTTGATTGGTGCATCGATAGTGTCTTATGCACTCTACACGGTCGCCCAAGAAACGGTCGAAAGGTTTGGAACCGACACATTGATCTATGGTACGGTCTTTGTCATTTACGGGATGTTTCGGTATCTTTTGTTGATCAACGACCCGAAAAAAGGCGGGAATCCGAGCACTGTACTGGTAAGTGACAAGCCGTTACTTGCTGCGCTTCTCGCCTGGGGCATGTATAACTCCGCAATTATTTATCGCATGCATTTTGCGACCATCTACACGTCACTTTTCGGTTAG